A stretch of the bacterium SCSIO 12827 genome encodes the following:
- the gph gene encoding phosphoglycolate phosphatase (PGP is an essential enzyme in the glycolate salvage pathway in higher organisms (photorespiration in plants). Phosphoglycolate results from the oxidase activity of RubisCO in the Calvin cycle when concentrations of carbon dioxide are low relative to oxygen. This enzyme is a member of the Haloacid Dehalogenase (HAD) superfamily of aspartate-nucleophile hydrolase enzymes (PF00702).) — protein sequence MPAVKEHLPARPLPKAVVFDLDGTLVDSVPDIQAALNWLLARLGRRQVSRDEVAGMVGDGVPKLVERGLLATGGLPAGGLDGPTAEFTVHYEANAAALTQPFPGAVAALEALRDAGCTLAVCTNKPAGATAEILDALDLAKFFAAVAGGDTVPGVRKPDPRHLMHVLDQLGAAPGDAVMVGDSHNDVNVAKAAGVATVAVTFGYAHGPVEELGADLLIDHFDDLVAALRRLPS from the coding sequence ATGCCGGCGGTTAAGGAGCACTTACCCGCCCGCCCCCTGCCCAAGGCTGTGGTGTTCGACCTCGACGGCACCCTGGTCGATAGTGTGCCCGACATCCAGGCGGCCTTGAATTGGCTGCTCGCCCGCCTGGGCCGCCGTCAGGTATCCCGGGACGAGGTCGCGGGCATGGTCGGCGACGGCGTGCCCAAGCTGGTCGAACGCGGACTGCTGGCCACGGGCGGCCTGCCGGCGGGTGGGCTCGACGGCCCGACGGCCGAGTTCACGGTTCACTACGAAGCCAACGCGGCGGCTCTGACGCAGCCCTTTCCGGGCGCCGTCGCGGCGCTGGAGGCCTTGCGCGATGCGGGCTGCACACTGGCCGTCTGCACCAACAAACCGGCGGGCGCGACGGCGGAAATTCTGGACGCCCTCGACCTTGCCAAGTTCTTCGCGGCGGTCGCCGGCGGCGACACGGTGCCCGGCGTGCGCAAGCCCGACCCTCGGCATCTGATGCACGTACTGGATCAATTGGGTGCGGCGCCCGGCGATGCGGTCATGGTCGGCGACAGCCACAACGACGTGAACGTGGCCAAGGCGGCCGGTGTGGCCACGGTGGCGGTCACCTTCGGCTATGCTCACGGGCCGGTCGAGGAATTGGGTGCGGATCTGCTGATCGACCATTTCGACGATCTGGTGGCGGCGCTGCGGCGTTTGCCCAGCTAG
- the glmU gene encoding bifunctional UDP-N-acetylglucosamine diphosphorylase/glucosamine-1-phosphate N-acetyltransferase GlmU, translating to MQANGKFTTTAVVLAAGLGTRMKSNRPKVLHKVAGRPMIGHVLAALNTATVDQTVVVLGENMDGLAAAVHPLPTAMQTERLGTAHAVLAARDFIQAHPADDLLVVFGDTPLITPETLGAMLAARRTAARPGVVVLGFEPADPAPYGRLILDDDGALASIVEAKDATPEQLAVTLCNSGVMVIDGARALDWLKRIGNANAKGEYYLTDIVAIARTDGAKAAVVIGDADEVLGVNSRADLSEAEAVAQRRLRARAMEGGATLIDPDTVYLSWDTQLGRDVVVGPNVVFGPDVRIADNVEIRAFCHIEGATVGTDTVIGPFARLRPGADLAEGVHIGNFVEIKAASLGAGSKANHLSYVGDSIVGAGVNIGAGTITCNYDGHVKSQTVIGDGAFIGSNTALVAPVTVGAGAIVGAGSAISKNVSAGALAVTRADQKEVKGWADRFNAKRRKEKQNQKKEG from the coding sequence ATGCAAGCAAACGGAAAATTTACGACAACCGCCGTGGTCCTGGCTGCCGGATTGGGCACGCGCATGAAATCGAACCGGCCGAAGGTGCTGCACAAGGTCGCGGGGCGGCCGATGATCGGCCATGTCCTGGCGGCCCTGAACACGGCCACTGTCGACCAAACGGTTGTCGTTCTCGGCGAGAACATGGACGGCCTTGCCGCCGCCGTGCACCCCCTGCCGACGGCGATGCAGACGGAACGCCTGGGCACGGCCCACGCGGTTCTGGCGGCGCGCGATTTCATTCAGGCCCACCCGGCCGATGACCTCTTGGTCGTGTTCGGCGACACGCCGCTGATCACTCCGGAAACGCTTGGCGCCATGCTCGCGGCACGGCGCACCGCGGCCCGGCCTGGCGTGGTCGTGCTGGGCTTCGAGCCAGCCGATCCCGCCCCCTACGGCCGCCTGATCCTTGACGACGACGGTGCCCTTGCATCCATCGTCGAAGCCAAGGACGCAACACCGGAACAGCTTGCCGTGACGCTCTGCAATTCCGGTGTCATGGTCATCGACGGGGCCCGCGCCCTTGATTGGCTCAAGCGTATCGGCAATGCCAATGCCAAGGGCGAATATTACCTGACGGACATCGTCGCCATCGCCCGCACCGACGGAGCCAAAGCGGCCGTTGTCATCGGTGACGCGGACGAGGTTCTGGGCGTCAATTCCCGCGCCGACCTGTCCGAGGCCGAGGCCGTCGCGCAGCGACGACTGCGCGCCCGCGCCATGGAAGGCGGCGCCACCCTGATTGACCCGGATACGGTCTATCTGTCATGGGACACACAGCTTGGCCGCGACGTGGTGGTCGGGCCCAACGTGGTCTTCGGGCCGGATGTGCGCATCGCCGACAACGTGGAAATCCGGGCGTTCTGCCATATCGAGGGGGCCACGGTCGGAACAGATACTGTAATCGGGCCGTTTGCCCGTCTGCGTCCCGGCGCGGACCTCGCCGAAGGGGTGCATATCGGCAACTTCGTTGAGATCAAGGCCGCGTCCCTGGGTGCCGGCAGCAAGGCCAATCATCTGTCCTACGTCGGCGACAGCATTGTCGGCGCGGGTGTAAACATCGGCGCCGGCACCATCACCTGCAACTACGACGGTCACGTGAAATCCCAGACAGTGATCGGTGACGGAGCCTTCATCGGCTCCAACACGGCGCTGGTTGCTCCCGTGACCGTGGGCGCCGGGGCCATCGTCGGCGCGGGCAGCGCGATTTCCAAGAATGTCTCGGCGGGGGCGCTCGCCGTGACCCGCGCCGACCAAAAGGAAGTGAAGGGCTGGGCCGACCGCTTCAACGCCAAGCGGCGCAAGGAAAAGCAAAACCAAAAGAAAGAGGGTTAG
- a CDS encoding tetratricopeptide repeat protein, which produces MKPKTADDIARLMARAGQAFRAGNLTRAGKDAEDVLKAVPDHGEALYCLGLVRHNQGKAVQAITLLRRALAAHPGFAPCAVTLSKMLLETGDKDGALRALRDALAQNPDDANLAFELGRTRILLGDPAGGAEDLGRAAELAPEAPPVYGSLGIAYQLLGDGESARAAYETAIELGSQDPEDYFNLGTVHMNARKFDDAIALFTRAAEMNPNHQRAFANIGLLHGRSTDYAKAIAPPERAVARNPDDGQSVNELIYAYGAEGRAAEAAALTEKFLKVHPEAIDLHGQMAFVWMRAGEPDRALAAADRALAAGSFPTPSLAMKSAALNELGRTEDAARILDFDLIMTRVHTAPAGYHSMASFNKDLVDYLLNHPSLTYSKVNRSVEHGRGTLELFDGTEHGPALELKKMIMAMAGDFMAAHPKDPEHPFLADPPRAFDVNCWGTVYDREGRQLVHFHPPAWLSGVYYPALPASMKDAAKGRTNNIEGWIEFGRAFHLIGDRREPAVHLVRPEEGMMVMFPSYFGHQTIPVTSSDEKRISIAFDLCPTAG; this is translated from the coding sequence TTGAAACCGAAGACCGCAGACGACATTGCCCGCCTGATGGCACGGGCCGGCCAGGCGTTCCGCGCCGGCAACCTGACGCGCGCCGGCAAGGATGCGGAAGACGTGCTGAAGGCCGTGCCCGACCATGGGGAAGCCCTCTATTGCCTGGGGTTGGTGCGCCACAACCAGGGCAAGGCGGTGCAGGCCATTACCCTGCTGCGCCGGGCCCTGGCCGCCCATCCGGGATTCGCCCCCTGCGCCGTGACACTGTCCAAGATGCTGCTGGAAACCGGTGACAAGGACGGCGCGCTGCGGGCGCTGCGCGACGCGCTGGCCCAAAACCCCGACGATGCCAACCTGGCCTTTGAATTGGGCCGTACGCGGATTCTGCTGGGCGACCCCGCCGGCGGGGCGGAGGACCTGGGCCGCGCCGCCGAACTGGCGCCCGAGGCGCCGCCGGTCTACGGCAGTCTGGGAATTGCTTATCAGCTGCTGGGCGACGGTGAGAGTGCCCGGGCGGCCTACGAGACGGCGATCGAGCTGGGCAGTCAGGACCCGGAGGATTATTTCAACCTGGGCACCGTCCATATGAACGCCCGCAAGTTCGACGACGCCATCGCCCTGTTCACCCGGGCGGCCGAGATGAACCCGAACCACCAGCGCGCCTTCGCCAACATCGGCCTGCTGCACGGGCGGTCGACGGATTACGCCAAGGCCATCGCCCCCCCGGAACGCGCGGTGGCGCGAAACCCGGATGACGGCCAGTCGGTAAACGAATTGATCTATGCCTACGGCGCTGAAGGGCGGGCGGCAGAGGCGGCAGCCCTCACGGAAAAGTTTCTCAAGGTCCATCCCGAGGCAATCGACCTGCACGGCCAGATGGCCTTCGTCTGGATGCGCGCGGGTGAGCCGGACCGCGCCCTGGCCGCCGCCGACCGGGCGCTGGCCGCGGGCTCGTTCCCCACGCCGTCCCTGGCCATGAAATCAGCGGCGCTGAACGAGCTGGGCCGCACGGAAGACGCCGCCAGGATACTCGACTTCGACCTGATCATGACCCGGGTCCATACGGCGCCGGCGGGATACCATTCCATGGCGTCCTTCAACAAGGACCTGGTGGATTATCTGTTGAACCATCCCAGCCTGACCTATTCCAAGGTCAATCGCTCCGTCGAGCACGGCCGCGGCACGCTGGAACTGTTCGACGGCACGGAACACGGCCCGGCCCTGGAATTGAAAAAGATGATTATGGCCATGGCCGGAGATTTCATGGCGGCCCATCCGAAGGACCCGGAGCATCCTTTCCTGGCCGACCCGCCCCGGGCCTTCGACGTCAACTGCTGGGGCACGGTGTATGATCGGGAAGGCCGCCAGCTGGTGCATTTCCACCCGCCGGCCTGGCTATCGGGGGTGTATTATCCGGCCCTGCCAGCCTCCATGAAGGACGCAGCCAAGGGGCGCACCAACAACATCGAGGGCTGGATCGAATTCGGTCGGGCCTTTCACCTGATCGGCGACCGGCGCGAGCCGGCGGTGCATCTGGTACGGCCAGAGGAAGGGATGATGGTGATGTTCCCCTCCTACTTCGGGCATCAGACCATCCCGGTCACCTCCAGCGACGAAAAACGCATTTCAATCGCCTTCGACCTCTGCCCCACCGCCGGTTGA